The following are encoded in a window of Thermodesulfobacterium geofontis OPF15 genomic DNA:
- a CDS encoding ABC transporter ATP-binding protein, with translation MFPILKVENLIKKYREKVVLDKISFELYPSDILGIIGPNGAGKSTLLYTLLGIVSPDSGKIYYFGKDFSKNRSEILYKVSFASQYISLPYSLTVEENLKIFAHLYEISEVNKKIDELLKIFKLFDKKKILTRALSSGEMMRLNLVRAFLNDPSILLLDEPTAGLDPEYIKYIRDLFKEFSQKRNLSIILTSHQLGELEKIITKALLIKEGKTLAYGNITELFQKFKVSSLEELYFKVFV, from the coding sequence ATGTTTCCTATTTTAAAAGTAGAGAATTTAATTAAAAAATATAGAGAAAAAGTAGTATTAGATAAAATCTCCTTTGAATTATATCCATCAGATATTCTTGGCATAATAGGTCCTAATGGAGCAGGAAAAAGCACCTTACTTTACACTCTTTTAGGTATTGTTTCTCCAGATTCAGGAAAAATATATTACTTTGGAAAAGATTTTTCTAAAAATAGAAGCGAGATTCTTTATAAAGTGAGTTTTGCGTCCCAATATATAAGTTTACCTTATTCTCTTACAGTAGAAGAAAATTTAAAAATTTTTGCCCATTTATATGAGATTTCAGAAGTCAATAAAAAAATAGATGAGCTTCTTAAAATTTTTAAACTTTTTGATAAAAAGAAAATTCTTACCAGAGCACTCTCTTCAGGAGAGATGATGAGACTTAATTTAGTGAGAGCTTTTTTAAATGATCCGTCTATTTTGCTTTTAGATGAGCCAACAGCTGGTTTAGATCCGGAATATATAAAATATATAAGAGATTTGTTTAAAGAATTTTCTCAAAAAAGAAATCTTTCTATAATCCTTACTTCTCATCAATTAGGAGAGTTAGAAAAAATAATTACTAAGGCACTTTTGATAAAGGAAGGAAAAACCCTTGCTTATGGAAACATTACAGAACTTTTTCAAAAATTTAAAGTATCTTCATTAGAAGAACTTTATTTTAAAGTGTTTGTTTAG
- a CDS encoding ABC transporter permease: MNLNIFRPKRVWGIVLRHLYLLKHSISRWIDLLYWPTVDLFLWGFITLYLQRGFYQGSKWIFQFLGALIFWNILIRAQQGLAVGFLEDIWARNLLHIFISPLTIFEYLMGLFIYSLFKAFVASLLMAFLAFFVFNFKVLMQGVDVFLLTGCLIIFAWSIGLLTMAFILFFGQEAEILAWALALLFLPFSAVFYPIEVLPENFQSIAKIVPTSYIFETFRQILLKGYTPYIFIVKAYILVFIYFLLSAGTFVIAFNFAKKTGKITKIGE, encoded by the coding sequence ATGAATTTAAACATATTTAGACCTAAAAGAGTTTGGGGAATAGTTCTAAGACATTTATATTTATTAAAACATAGTATAAGCAGGTGGATTGACCTTTTATATTGGCCTACAGTTGATTTATTTTTATGGGGATTTATAACACTTTATTTACAGAGAGGTTTCTATCAAGGAAGCAAATGGATATTTCAATTTTTAGGAGCTCTCATTTTTTGGAATATTCTTATTCGTGCTCAACAAGGATTAGCAGTTGGTTTTTTAGAAGACATATGGGCAAGGAATCTCCTTCACATTTTTATATCTCCTTTGACAATCTTTGAATATCTCATGGGGCTTTTTATATACAGTTTATTTAAAGCTTTTGTAGCTTCTTTATTAATGGCTTTTCTTGCTTTTTTTGTATTTAATTTCAAAGTTTTGATGCAAGGAGTAGATGTTTTTCTTCTAACAGGGTGTTTAATAATTTTTGCTTGGAGTATAGGGCTTTTAACCATGGCTTTTATTCTCTTTTTTGGGCAAGAGGCAGAAATCTTGGCTTGGGCATTAGCACTTTTATTTCTACCTTTTTCAGCAGTATTTTATCCAATAGAAGTGTTACCAGAAAATTTTCAATCTATCGCAAAGATTGTTCCTACATCTTATATTTTTGAAACTTTTAGACAAATTCTTTTAAAGGGTTATACCCCCTATATTTTTATTGTAAAAGCCTATATTTTAGTTTTTATATATTTTCTTTTAAGTGCAGGAACATTTGTGATTGCCTTTAATTTTGCTAAAAAAACAGGAAAAATTACTAAAATAGGGGAGTAG
- the lepA gene encoding translation elongation factor 4 has protein sequence MPIERIRNFSIIAHIDHGKSTLADRLLEITGAVSAREMREQYLDRLELERERGITIKAQAVRLYYQRENGEVYQLNLIDTPGHVDFTYEVSRALAACEGALLVVDASQGVEAQTLANVYLALENNLEIIPVINKIDLPQADIEKTKREIEEIIGLSTEDALLVSAKFGIGIKEVLEAIINKIPSPKGKREAPLRALVFDSWYDPYLGVVVLVRVVDGKIYPGQKIKFLSTGKVYEITKVGVFAPEAATLDCLFAGEVGFIAAGIKEVREAKIGDTITEANACVEPLPGFKEVKPVVFAGIFPVDNDDFENLKEAIEKLWLNDPAFSYELETSAALGFGFRCGFQGLLHMEIVQERLEREFKLNLISTAPSVKYKIRLKNKKEIEIENPAHWPDPALIEEVLEPYIRAEIYTPREYIGSLIKLCEEKRGIQKEIKYLTPDRVVLVYELPFSEIVLDFYDKLKSYSRGYASLDYQFIGYRAGDLVKMDILINKQPVDTLSLIVHRDKAYYRGRELTSKLKEVIPRQLFEVVIQAAIGNKVIARERIPPLRKDVLAKCYGGDVTRKKKLLEKQKEGKKRLKAIGHVEIPQEAFLAVLKI, from the coding sequence ATACCTATAGAAAGGATTAGAAATTTTAGTATTATTGCTCATATTGATCACGGTAAATCTACGCTTGCAGACCGTCTACTTGAAATTACAGGAGCTGTTTCCGCAAGAGAAATGAGAGAGCAATATTTAGATCGTTTAGAGCTTGAAAGAGAAAGAGGAATCACTATAAAAGCTCAAGCAGTGAGACTTTATTATCAAAGAGAAAATGGAGAAGTTTATCAATTAAATCTCATTGATACACCAGGGCATGTAGATTTTACTTATGAAGTTTCAAGAGCACTTGCAGCTTGCGAAGGGGCTCTTCTTGTAGTTGATGCCTCACAAGGGGTAGAAGCCCAAACTCTTGCTAATGTATATTTAGCTTTAGAAAATAATTTAGAAATTATCCCTGTAATTAATAAAATAGATTTACCTCAAGCTGATATTGAAAAAACAAAAAGAGAGATTGAAGAAATTATAGGGCTTTCTACAGAAGATGCATTATTGGTAAGTGCAAAGTTTGGAATAGGTATAAAAGAGGTTTTAGAAGCAATTATTAATAAGATTCCATCTCCTAAAGGAAAAAGAGAAGCCCCTCTGAGAGCTTTAGTTTTTGATTCTTGGTATGACCCCTATTTAGGAGTAGTGGTTCTAGTAAGGGTTGTAGATGGTAAAATTTATCCAGGACAAAAAATAAAATTTCTTTCTACAGGTAAAGTTTACGAAATTACTAAGGTCGGAGTTTTTGCACCAGAAGCAGCAACTTTGGATTGTTTATTTGCAGGGGAAGTTGGCTTTATTGCTGCAGGAATAAAAGAGGTAAGGGAAGCAAAAATTGGGGATACTATTACAGAGGCTAATGCTTGTGTAGAACCCTTACCAGGATTCAAAGAGGTAAAACCTGTGGTTTTTGCAGGTATTTTCCCTGTTGATAATGATGATTTTGAAAATTTAAAAGAAGCTATAGAAAAACTGTGGCTAAATGATCCAGCCTTTTCTTATGAATTGGAAACTTCAGCAGCTTTAGGATTTGGATTTAGATGCGGATTTCAAGGGCTTCTTCATATGGAAATTGTTCAAGAAAGATTAGAAAGAGAATTTAAATTAAATCTAATTTCTACTGCACCTTCAGTTAAATATAAAATAAGACTTAAAAACAAAAAAGAAATAGAAATAGAAAATCCTGCCCATTGGCCTGATCCAGCTTTAATTGAAGAAGTTTTAGAACCTTATATAAGAGCAGAAATTTACACACCAAGAGAATATATAGGGTCTCTTATTAAGCTTTGTGAAGAGAAGAGAGGTATACAAAAAGAAATTAAATATTTGACCCCTGACAGAGTAGTTCTGGTATATGAGTTACCTTTTAGTGAGATTGTTCTTGATTTTTATGATAAACTAAAAAGTTATTCAAGAGGTTATGCTTCCTTAGATTATCAATTTATTGGTTATAGAGCAGGAGACTTAGTTAAAATGGATATATTAATAAATAAGCAACCTGTTGACACTTTATCTCTAATTGTTCATAGGGATAAAGCTTATTATAGAGGAAGAGAACTTACTTCTAAATTAAAAGAAGTAATTCCGAGACAACTTTTTGAAGTAGTTATTCAAGCAGCTATAGGAAATAAAGTAATAGCCCGTGAAAGGATACCACCTTTAAGAAAAGATGTGCTTGCAAAATGTTATGGTGGAGATGTAACAAGAAAGAAAAAACTTTTAGAAAAGCAAAAAGAAGGAAAGAAAAGACTTAAGGCTATAGGTCATGTAGAAATTCCTCAAGAAGCATTTTTAGCTGTTCTTAAAATATAA
- the lepB gene encoding signal peptidase I, whose product MQDSKNKLWDWTKSLLIALILALFIRAFIVQAYKIPSGSMIPTLLIGDYLLVNKLAYGIKNPIKDDFIYFWKFPKRQEIVVFTYPQNKKLDFIKRVIGLPGDTVQIVNKKVYVNGKLLNEPYVQFSDPEIYPQEISPRDNYGPIKVPPEHIFVLGDNRDQSYDSRFWGFVPVKYLKGKALIIYFSWDSQDFKIRFNRIGKLIQ is encoded by the coding sequence ATGCAAGATTCTAAAAATAAACTTTGGGATTGGACTAAGAGTTTATTAATTGCCTTAATTTTGGCTCTTTTTATAAGAGCTTTCATAGTTCAAGCCTATAAAATACCTTCTGGTTCCATGATCCCTACTCTTCTTATAGGAGATTATTTATTGGTTAATAAATTAGCCTATGGTATAAAAAATCCTATTAAAGATGATTTTATTTATTTTTGGAAATTTCCGAAAAGACAAGAAATTGTTGTATTTACCTATCCTCAAAATAAGAAGCTTGACTTTATTAAAAGAGTTATAGGTCTTCCAGGAGATACCGTTCAAATTGTCAATAAAAAAGTTTATGTAAATGGTAAATTATTAAATGAACCTTATGTTCAGTTCAGTGATCCAGAAATTTATCCTCAAGAAATAAGTCCCAGAGATAATTATGGACCTATAAAAGTGCCACCTGAACATATTTTTGTATTAGGAGATAATAGAGACCAAAGTTATGATAGTAGATTTTGGGGTTTTGTTCCTGTTAAATATCTTAAAGGAAAAGCTTTAATAATCTACTTTTCATGGGACTCTCAAGATTTTAAAATTAGATTTAACCGAATTGGCAAGTTGATTCAATAA
- the phoU gene encoding phosphate signaling complex protein PhoU yields the protein MTRIALEKELQILKNLLSDMAKIVDEMVNGAILAIDKLNPELAKKVVEFDDQVDYYENMVSQTALEVIALQQPVAKDLRFIITAIDIAKNLERIADQSVNIAYRVLDIYNTRKKTIPQCQVTIIEMANEALYMLESAINAFITEDVKKAYSVIEYDDIVDRFQRDNIEQIKDCMKGNPELLDIGIDYIIVVQNLERVGDLATNIAEGVIFTVEGKSPKIEIEKIREIKEVVLKEFPVFDLLKNHAHLVLECAERLSLALEAYNKKDFVKLEEIAKHIFEIEKEADQMKRNIRGHLPKGIILPVERFELFLYLKEQDAIADVAEEILNWLSFKHLEIPETIFKMIEELLLKSIESLKFLEDLIIYSADFLLYRNENSRNEAKEIVRNIRYSQYLAEEFGNKIKKEIFSKINDPLNLFYTLKLVELILGIPHHAENTADLMRAMIAK from the coding sequence ATGACAAGAATTGCTTTAGAAAAGGAATTACAAATTCTAAAAAATCTTTTATCAGATATGGCAAAAATTGTAGATGAAATGGTAAATGGTGCTATTTTAGCTATAGATAAATTAAATCCTGAATTAGCTAAAAAGGTTGTAGAATTTGATGATCAAGTAGATTATTACGAAAATATGGTGTCTCAAACTGCATTAGAAGTTATTGCTTTACAACAACCAGTAGCAAAAGATTTAAGATTTATAATTACTGCTATAGATATAGCAAAAAATTTAGAAAGAATAGCAGATCAATCTGTAAACATTGCCTATAGAGTGCTTGATATATATAATACAAGAAAAAAAACTATCCCTCAGTGTCAAGTAACTATTATAGAAATGGCTAATGAGGCTCTTTATATGTTAGAGTCTGCTATAAATGCTTTTATAACTGAAGATGTTAAAAAAGCTTATTCTGTAATTGAATATGATGATATAGTAGATAGGTTTCAAAGGGATAACATTGAACAGATAAAGGATTGCATGAAAGGAAATCCTGAACTTCTTGATATTGGAATTGATTATATAATAGTAGTTCAAAATTTAGAAAGAGTTGGAGATCTTGCTACTAATATTGCTGAAGGAGTAATTTTTACAGTAGAAGGGAAAAGTCCTAAAATTGAAATTGAAAAAATAAGAGAAATAAAAGAAGTAGTCTTAAAAGAGTTTCCTGTTTTTGATTTATTAAAAAATCACGCCCATCTTGTTCTTGAATGTGCTGAAAGACTTTCCCTTGCTTTAGAAGCTTATAATAAAAAAGATTTTGTAAAACTTGAAGAAATTGCTAAACATATTTTTGAAATAGAAAAAGAAGCAGATCAAATGAAAAGAAACATAAGAGGACATCTTCCCAAGGGAATTATTCTTCCAGTAGAGAGATTTGAACTATTCTTATATTTAAAAGAACAAGATGCTATTGCTGATGTAGCAGAAGAAATTCTTAATTGGCTATCTTTTAAGCATTTAGAAATTCCAGAAACAATTTTTAAAATGATAGAAGAACTTTTATTAAAAAGTATTGAATCTTTGAAATTTTTAGAAGATCTAATTATCTATTCTGCAGATTTCCTTTTGTACAGAAACGAAAATAGTAGAAATGAAGCTAAAGAAATTGTAAGAAATATAAGATACTCACAATATTTAGCAGAAGAATTTGGTAACAAAATTAAAAAAGAAATCTTTTCAAAAATAAATGATCCATTAAATCTTTTTTATACTCTCAAATTGGTTGAATTAATTTTAGGTATTCCACATCATGCAGAAAATACAGCAGATCTAATGAGGGCTATGATTGCTAAATAA
- a CDS encoding TIGR00269 family protein, with protein MCKICKKEKALIEIPSQKIKVCKNCYNNFFENRIKKTIEKYKMIKPQDKVGVFLSGGKDSSTLLFVLKKLYPDINLQAIFINLGIRYYSDKLEDLVKNFCKNLEVPLFIYNLPEKEGYRIDDFIFTYFKDKVCSACGAIKRYLFSKIAKELELNVIATGHHLDDTISVMLNLFFQGDFLGIAKLQPSLPPLFPNQVKKIKPLYTTPEKEILYYAILNEIPFENFKCPHANVTPSKKIKELLTKLEDENRQIKYQLLSVFTKKLIPLIKSNYKEEVLSLCIKCGEITSSQDKICSRCKRIELLEKIDNKTLELTKEEFEDYIKNLNSNWVLIDLKNRENLLNESTKKLKRFFKSYRDKHIFLTASEPEIGYLFTLKLRKLNFKAYNIKTV; from the coding sequence TTGTGTAAAATTTGTAAAAAAGAAAAGGCTTTAATAGAAATCCCTTCCCAAAAGATAAAGGTTTGCAAAAACTGTTATAACAATTTCTTTGAAAACAGAATTAAGAAAACTATAGAAAAATACAAAATGATAAAACCACAAGACAAAGTAGGAGTTTTTCTATCAGGTGGAAAAGATAGTTCTACCTTACTTTTTGTATTAAAAAAACTTTATCCAGATATAAATTTACAAGCTATATTTATTAATTTAGGGATAAGATACTATTCTGATAAATTAGAAGATTTGGTTAAAAATTTTTGCAAAAACTTAGAGGTACCTCTTTTTATATATAATTTACCAGAAAAAGAAGGATACAGAATTGATGATTTTATTTTTACCTATTTTAAAGATAAAGTTTGTTCTGCTTGTGGAGCTATAAAAAGGTATCTTTTCTCAAAAATTGCAAAAGAGTTAGAATTAAATGTAATAGCAACAGGACATCATTTAGATGACACAATTTCTGTTATGTTAAATCTATTTTTTCAAGGAGATTTTTTAGGAATTGCAAAATTACAACCCTCTTTACCTCCTCTTTTTCCAAATCAAGTAAAAAAAATTAAACCTTTATATACTACTCCTGAAAAAGAAATTCTTTATTATGCTATTTTAAACGAAATACCTTTTGAAAATTTTAAGTGTCCTCATGCAAATGTAACACCTTCAAAAAAAATCAAAGAGCTCTTAACAAAATTAGAAGATGAAAACAGACAAATAAAATATCAGTTACTTTCAGTTTTTACTAAAAAATTAATTCCTCTCATAAAATCAAATTATAAAGAAGAGGTTTTAAGCTTATGTATTAAATGTGGAGAAATCACAAGTTCTCAAGATAAAATTTGTAGCAGATGTAAAAGAATTGAATTACTTGAAAAAATAGATAATAAAACTTTAGAACTCACAAAAGAAGAATTTGAGGATTATATAAAAAATTTGAATTCAAATTGGGTTCTAATAGATTTAAAAAATAGAGAGAATTTATTAAATGAATCTACAAAAAAACTAAAAAGATTTTTCAAATCTTATAGAGATAAACACATATTTTTAACTGCATCTGAACCAGAAATTGGTTATTTATTTACTTTAAAACTTAGAAAATTAAATTTTAAAGCTTATAATATTAAAACCGTTTAA
- a CDS encoding protein-L-isoaspartate(D-aspartate) O-methyltransferase has translation MKLSETEKDLYRIAREKMVETQIKARGIKDERVLEAMLKVPRHLFVDEALRDQAYGDFPLPIGEGQTISQPYIVAVMTEALELKGNERVLEVGTGSGYQTAILAELAFWVYTIEKYSTLLEKAKKILLNLGYKNISFKLGDGSLGWKEVAPFDAIIVTAAAPQIPPPLIEQLIEGGRIVIPVGDVYSQVLIKGIKKGGKLYTETLEPVRFVKLVGAYGFKE, from the coding sequence ATGAAGCTTTCAGAAACCGAAAAAGATTTATATAGAATTGCAAGAGAAAAAATGGTAGAAACTCAGATTAAAGCTCGTGGTATAAAAGATGAGCGGGTTTTGGAGGCTATGCTTAAAGTACCTCGGCATTTATTTGTAGATGAAGCATTGAGAGATCAAGCTTATGGAGATTTTCCGCTTCCTATAGGTGAAGGACAAACTATTTCACAACCTTACATAGTAGCTGTTATGACAGAAGCTTTAGAATTGAAGGGAAATGAAAGGGTTTTAGAAGTCGGTACAGGATCAGGATATCAAACTGCTATTTTAGCTGAATTGGCATTTTGGGTTTATACCATAGAAAAGTATTCTACTTTACTTGAAAAAGCAAAAAAGATACTTTTAAATCTTGGTTATAAAAATATTTCTTTTAAATTAGGAGATGGAAGCTTAGGATGGAAGGAAGTAGCACCTTTTGATGCAATAATTGTTACCGCAGCTGCTCCTCAAATTCCCCCACCTCTTATAGAACAACTGATAGAAGGGGGGAGAATAGTAATTCCTGTAGGGGATGTTTATTCTCAAGTATTAATAAAAGGAATAAAAAAGGGAGGGAAACTATATACAGAAACTTTAGAACCTGTTAGATTCGTAAAATTAGTAGGCGCTTATGGATTTAAAGAATAA
- a CDS encoding TIGR00725 family protein gives MDLKNKRIGIIGSGIVNKEIYELAYKVGKLLAEKGAIIYTGGLGGVMEAASKGAFEAGGITVGILPGHKAEDANPYVKILVLTDMGHARNVILIRSVEMVVAIAGGYGTLSEIALALKMWKPVIGLKTWENIPGVHYVNSAEEVLSKILEFLS, from the coding sequence ATGGATTTAAAGAATAAAAGAATAGGGATTATAGGATCTGGGATAGTAAATAAAGAAATTTATGAATTAGCTTATAAAGTAGGAAAATTACTTGCAGAAAAAGGAGCAATTATTTATACAGGAGGACTGGGAGGAGTCATGGAGGCTGCTTCAAAGGGTGCCTTTGAAGCAGGAGGAATAACAGTTGGAATTTTACCTGGTCATAAAGCTGAAGACGCTAATCCCTATGTAAAAATTCTCGTTTTAACTGATATGGGACATGCAAGAAATGTAATTTTGATAAGATCTGTAGAAATGGTAGTTGCAATCGCAGGAGGATATGGCACCTTATCTGAAATTGCCTTAGCTTTAAAGATGTGGAAACCTGTTATAGGACTTAAGACCTGGGAAAATATTCCGGGTGTTCATTATGTTAATTCTGCTGAAGAAGTTTTATCTAAAATTTTAGAATTTTTAAGTTGA